In Pseudomonas sp. ADAK18, a single window of DNA contains:
- the purF gene encoding amidophosphoribosyltransferase, translated as MCGIVGIVGKSNVNQALYDALTVLQHRGQDAAGIVTSHDGRLFLRKDNGLVRDVFHQRHMQRLVGHMGIGHVRYPTAGSSTSAEAQPFYVNSPYGITLAHNGNLTNVEQLAKEIYESDLRHVNTNSDSEVLLNVFAHELAQRGKLQPTEEDVFAAVTDVHNRCVGGYAVVAMITGYGIVGFRDPHGIRPIVFGQRHTDEGVEYMIASESVSLDVLGFTLIRDLAPGEAVYITEDGKLHTRQCALNPTLTPCIFEHVYLARPDSIIDGVSVYKARLRMGEKLAEKILRERPEHDIDVVIPIPDTSRTAALELANHLGVKFREGFVKNRYIGRTFIMPGQAARKKSVRQKLNAIELEFRGKNVMLVDDSIVRGTTCKQIIQMAREAGAKNVYFCSAAPAVRYPNVYGIDMPSAHELIAHNRSTQDVADLIGADWLIYQDLPDLIEAVGGGKIKIEQFDCAVFDGKYVTGDVDEAYLNKIEQARNDSSKIKTQAVSAIIDLYNN; from the coding sequence ATGTGTGGCATCGTCGGTATCGTCGGTAAGTCGAACGTCAATCAGGCGCTGTATGACGCGCTAACCGTGCTCCAGCACCGCGGCCAGGATGCTGCCGGTATTGTGACCAGCCACGACGGCCGGTTATTCCTGCGCAAGGACAATGGCCTGGTACGTGACGTGTTCCATCAGCGTCACATGCAGCGCCTGGTCGGCCACATGGGCATTGGCCATGTACGCTACCCGACGGCAGGCAGCTCGACCTCGGCCGAAGCTCAGCCGTTTTACGTCAACTCGCCTTACGGCATCACCCTGGCGCATAACGGTAACCTGACCAATGTTGAACAATTGGCCAAGGAGATCTACGAATCTGACCTGCGCCACGTCAACACCAACTCGGACTCCGAAGTCCTGCTGAACGTGTTCGCTCACGAGCTGGCCCAGCGCGGCAAGCTGCAGCCTACTGAAGAAGACGTGTTCGCCGCGGTCACTGACGTTCATAACCGTTGCGTCGGTGGTTATGCCGTTGTGGCGATGATCACCGGCTACGGTATCGTCGGCTTCCGCGACCCACATGGTATTCGTCCGATCGTTTTCGGCCAGCGTCACACCGACGAAGGCGTTGAATACATGATCGCCTCCGAAAGCGTGTCCCTGGACGTACTGGGCTTCACCCTGATCCGTGACCTGGCGCCGGGCGAAGCGGTGTACATCACTGAAGACGGCAAGCTGCACACCCGTCAGTGTGCCCTTAACCCGACACTCACCCCGTGCATCTTCGAGCACGTCTACCTGGCGCGTCCGGATTCGATCATCGACGGCGTTTCGGTGTACAAGGCGCGCCTGCGCATGGGCGAGAAGCTGGCCGAGAAGATCCTGCGCGAGCGTCCTGAGCACGATATCGACGTGGTCATCCCGATTCCGGATACCAGCCGCACCGCAGCCCTGGAATTGGCCAACCATTTGGGCGTCAAGTTCCGCGAAGGTTTCGTCAAGAACCGTTACATCGGCCGCACCTTCATCATGCCGGGCCAGGCGGCCCGCAAGAAGTCGGTACGTCAGAAGCTCAACGCCATCGAGCTGGAGTTTCGCGGCAAGAACGTAATGCTGGTGGATGATTCCATCGTGCGTGGCACCACTTGCAAGCAAATCATCCAGATGGCCCGTGAAGCGGGGGCGAAGAATGTGTACTTCTGCTCCGCTGCGCCGGCGGTGCGTTACCCGAACGTCTACGGCATCGACATGCCGAGCGCTCACGAACTGATCGCCCACAATCGTTCTACCCAGGACGTTGCGGACCTGATCGGCGCCGATTGGCTGATCTATCAGGACCTGCCGGACTTGATCGAAGCGGTCGGCGGCGGCAAGATCAAGATCGAACAGTTCGACTGCGCCGTATTCGACGGCAAGTACGTGACCGGGGATGTCGACGAGGCCTACCTGAATAAGATCGAGCAGGCACGTAACGACTCCTCGAAGATCAAGACCCAGGCGGTCAGCGCGATCATCGATCTGTATAACAACTGA
- a CDS encoding CvpA family protein, with protein sequence MPFTWVDWAIVAIVAISALISLSRGFVKEALSLLTWIVAGVVAWMFGGSLAVYLAGYIETPSARVIAGCAIMFIATLLVGAMVNYLIGELIRVTGLSGTDRFLGMAFGAARGALLVVVAVGLLSLGPVQQDSWWQESSLVPKFLLVADWSKNLILGWSSQWLASGISVPADLPFKEHLLPAKTPQ encoded by the coding sequence GTGCCATTTACCTGGGTTGACTGGGCGATCGTTGCAATCGTCGCCATCTCCGCTTTGATCAGTCTAAGCCGCGGCTTCGTTAAAGAAGCTCTATCGTTGCTGACTTGGATCGTCGCAGGGGTTGTAGCCTGGATGTTCGGTGGTTCATTGGCTGTTTACCTCGCCGGGTACATCGAAACACCTTCGGCTCGTGTCATCGCGGGCTGCGCCATCATGTTCATCGCCACGCTGCTGGTGGGAGCAATGGTCAATTATCTTATCGGCGAATTGATACGCGTCACCGGCCTCTCCGGGACCGATCGATTTCTCGGCATGGCCTTCGGTGCCGCACGGGGTGCGTTGCTGGTGGTCGTGGCGGTCGGGCTATTGAGCCTGGGGCCGGTACAGCAGGATTCGTGGTGGCAGGAGTCGAGTCTCGTGCCAAAATTTCTATTGGTTGCAGACTGGTCCAAGAACCTCATATTGGGGTGGAGCAGTCAGTGGCTGGCCAGCGGAATCAGCGTACCCGCTGATCTTCCGTTCAAGGAACATCTCTTGCCGGCCAAAACGCCGCAGTAA
- a CDS encoding SDR family oxidoreductase — translation MEAAGASNGRVALVTGAARGIGLGIAAWLVSEGWQVVLADLDRERGSKVSKVLGESAWFITMDVADEQQVALGVAEVLGQFGRLDALVCNAAVADPRNITLESLDLAYWNRVMAVNLSGPMLLAKHCAPYLRAHGGAIVNLASTRARQSEPDTEAYAASKGGLLALTHALAISLGPEVRVNAVSPGWIDARDPAARRAEPLTDADHAQHPAGRVGTVEDVAAMVAWLLSRNAGFVTGQEFVVDGGMSKKMIYSE, via the coding sequence ATGGAAGCGGCAGGGGCAAGTAACGGTCGGGTTGCGCTGGTGACTGGCGCAGCGCGGGGCATCGGCCTGGGTATCGCGGCCTGGCTGGTCAGTGAAGGCTGGCAGGTGGTGCTGGCGGACCTGGATCGCGAGCGCGGCTCCAAGGTCTCCAAGGTGCTGGGGGAGAGCGCCTGGTTTATCACCATGGACGTGGCCGATGAGCAGCAGGTGGCCCTCGGGGTTGCCGAAGTGCTCGGCCAGTTCGGGCGCCTGGATGCATTGGTGTGCAATGCGGCGGTGGCGGATCCGCGCAACATTACCCTGGAAAGCTTGGACCTTGCGTACTGGAACCGGGTCATGGCGGTCAATCTCAGTGGGCCGATGTTGCTGGCCAAGCATTGTGCGCCGTACCTGCGGGCCCATGGCGGTGCCATCGTCAATCTGGCATCGACCCGGGCCCGCCAGTCGGAGCCGGACACCGAAGCCTACGCGGCGAGCAAGGGCGGTTTATTGGCCCTGACTCACGCGCTGGCCATCAGTCTGGGGCCAGAGGTGCGGGTCAATGCCGTCAGCCCTGGCTGGATCGATGCCCGTGACCCTGCTGCACGTCGTGCCGAGCCGCTGACGGACGCCGATCATGCTCAGCACCCGGCGGGCAGGGTAGGGACCGTGGAGGACGTGGCGGCGATGGTGGCGTGGTTGTTGTCGCGCAATGCCGGGTTTGTCACGGGGCAGGAGTTTGTGGTGGACGGCGGGATGAGCAAGAAGATGATTTACAGCGAGTAA
- a CDS encoding SPOR domain-containing protein: MALLDSAYKQRMVGALVLVALAVIFLPMLFSRQDEQRQVVVEAPAAPQAPVVPQVQVEPVVVPEPQALPQEPVPTDEELAEQQAPSMPVQPSAPVVKPAPAAPAVVVKPAVPAPAPKPVVPQPAAPGKPDVGQSRIDPNGLPISWSVQLASLANRESAESLQKTLRSQGYNAYIRSADGKNRVFVGPLIERAEADRLRDLLGRQQNLKGFVVRFQPEKG; this comes from the coding sequence ATGGCATTACTGGATAGCGCGTACAAGCAGCGAATGGTCGGAGCCCTGGTTCTGGTGGCACTGGCCGTGATTTTCCTGCCCATGCTGTTTTCCCGGCAGGACGAGCAGCGTCAGGTGGTCGTCGAGGCGCCGGCTGCACCTCAAGCACCTGTGGTGCCTCAGGTTCAGGTTGAGCCCGTGGTAGTTCCTGAGCCGCAAGCACTGCCTCAGGAACCGGTGCCTACTGACGAAGAGCTGGCCGAGCAGCAAGCACCGTCAATGCCGGTGCAGCCGAGCGCTCCTGTGGTGAAGCCGGCTCCAGCGGCCCCTGCCGTTGTGGTCAAACCTGCTGTGCCGGCGCCTGCGCCCAAGCCAGTGGTTCCGCAGCCGGCGGCACCTGGCAAGCCGGATGTCGGGCAGAGTCGTATTGATCCCAATGGTTTGCCGATCAGTTGGTCGGTCCAGCTTGCCAGCTTGGCTAATCGTGAAAGCGCCGAAAGCCTGCAGAAGACCCTGCGCAGTCAGGGTTACAACGCCTATATCCGTAGTGCCGATGGCAAGAACCGGGTATTTGTCGGGCCGCTGATCGAGCGGGCCGAGGCTGACCGCTTGCGGGACCTGCTGGGTCGCCAGCAGAACCTCAAGGGGTTTGTAGTGCGGTTCCAGCCGGAGAAGGGTTGA
- a CDS encoding O-succinylhomoserine sulfhydrylase: MSQEWDAGRLDSDLDGVAFDTLAVRAGQHRTPEGEHGDPMFFTSSYVFRTAADAAARFAGEVPGNVYSRYTNPTVRAFEERIAALEGAEQAVATATGMAAILAVVMSLCSAGDHVLVSRSVFGSTISLFEKYFKRFGIEVDYVPLAELAGWDAAIKANTKLLFVESPSNPLAELVDIAALAEVAHAKGAMLVVDNCFCTPALQQPLKLGADIVVHSATKFIDGQGRCMGGVVAGASEQMKEVVGFLRTAGPTLSPFNAWIFLKGLETLSLRMKAHCANAQALAEWLEQQEGIEKVHYAGLKSHPQHELAQRQQRGFGAVVSFEVKGGKEGAWRFIDATRLISITANLGDSKTTITHPSTTSHGRLAPQEREAAGIRDSLIRIAVGLEDVADLQADLARGLAAL, encoded by the coding sequence ATGAGTCAGGAATGGGATGCCGGTCGGTTGGACAGCGACCTCGATGGCGTAGCTTTCGATACCCTGGCTGTGCGCGCTGGCCAGCACCGCACACCGGAAGGCGAACACGGTGATCCGATGTTCTTCACTTCCAGCTATGTTTTCCGTACCGCAGCCGATGCTGCGGCGCGCTTTGCCGGTGAAGTACCGGGCAACGTCTATTCACGCTACACCAACCCCACTGTGCGGGCGTTCGAAGAGCGTATCGCGGCGCTTGAGGGGGCAGAGCAAGCCGTTGCTACTGCAACGGGCATGGCTGCCATCCTTGCGGTGGTGATGAGCCTGTGCAGTGCTGGCGACCACGTGTTGGTGTCCCGTAGCGTGTTTGGCTCGACCATCAGCCTGTTCGAGAAGTACTTCAAGCGTTTTGGTATTGAAGTGGACTACGTGCCACTGGCTGAGCTGGCCGGCTGGGACGCGGCGATCAAGGCTAATACCAAGCTGCTGTTTGTCGAGTCGCCGTCCAACCCGCTGGCTGAATTGGTGGACATCGCCGCGTTGGCCGAAGTGGCCCATGCCAAAGGCGCGATGCTGGTGGTGGACAACTGCTTCTGCACCCCGGCCCTGCAGCAGCCGCTGAAACTGGGTGCAGACATCGTCGTGCACTCGGCCACCAAGTTCATCGACGGCCAAGGCCGTTGCATGGGCGGTGTGGTTGCGGGGGCAAGCGAGCAGATGAAGGAAGTGGTGGGCTTCTTGCGCACCGCTGGCCCAACCCTCAGCCCGTTCAATGCCTGGATCTTCCTCAAGGGCCTGGAAACCCTCAGCCTGCGGATGAAGGCCCATTGTGCCAACGCCCAGGCGCTGGCCGAATGGCTGGAGCAGCAGGAGGGTATCGAGAAGGTCCATTACGCTGGTCTCAAGAGCCACCCGCAACATGAGTTGGCCCAGCGCCAGCAACGTGGTTTTGGCGCGGTGGTGAGTTTCGAGGTCAAGGGCGGCAAAGAGGGCGCCTGGCGCTTTATCGATGCGACCCGGTTGATTTCCATTACCGCCAACCTGGGGGACAGCAAAACCACCATCACCCACCCAAGCACCACCTCCCATGGGCGCCTGGCGCCGCAGGAGCGGGAAGCTGCGGGCATTCGTGACAGCCTGATTCGTATCGCGGTCGGTCTGGAAGATGTGGCTGACTTGCAGGCAGACCTGGCCCGCGGGTTGGCAGCCTTGTGA